A region of Gemmatimonadota bacterium DNA encodes the following proteins:
- a CDS encoding APC family permease, with the protein MPIPSVTPAEPALDRALGRRDLSAFAVNRVIGAGIFGIPAVLYAGVGPYSVAAMVCAALAVSLITLCFAEVGSRFSDTGGPYLYAYRAFGPVVGFEVGWLMWVTQLGGFAAVTNLMVNYAGWFVPGITTGVWRAAVILAVVVVLAMVNVLGIRRAALVNTALTIGKLAPLALFIVVGSFYLDVDLFRATGSMAAGGGGTAPGMAAMASTVFLAIYAFSGFETLGVPAGEVRDPVRTIPFALLAGLAVVATVYVGVQVVAVGTLPDLGTSARPLADAAARLFGPVGAAVMVVGALVSTLGVAHAIILAAGRMPFAMAERGQLWPAIAAVHPKYQTPFLGILVSAGGMLLFTLMTTFTSALTITVGLRVIIYLVTCAALPVLRRSDDSAATVFRVPAGRGVSALCVGMCAVLLLARPIGEMIQFLVVLAIGLLLWWGSTRLEPRPPA; encoded by the coding sequence ATGCCGATTCCATCCGTCACACCCGCCGAGCCTGCCCTCGACCGTGCGCTGGGTCGTCGTGACCTCTCTGCCTTCGCCGTCAACCGAGTCATCGGGGCGGGCATCTTCGGGATTCCGGCCGTTCTCTACGCGGGGGTCGGACCATACAGCGTGGCCGCCATGGTGTGTGCAGCCCTGGCGGTCTCTCTGATCACCCTCTGCTTTGCCGAGGTCGGCAGCCGATTCAGCGACACGGGCGGCCCGTACCTGTACGCCTATCGTGCCTTCGGGCCGGTCGTCGGCTTCGAAGTGGGATGGCTCATGTGGGTCACCCAACTCGGCGGCTTCGCCGCGGTGACCAATCTGATGGTGAACTACGCCGGGTGGTTCGTGCCCGGCATCACCACGGGCGTGTGGCGTGCCGCGGTCATCCTCGCGGTCGTCGTCGTGCTGGCGATGGTCAATGTGCTGGGGATTCGACGCGCCGCCCTCGTGAACACCGCGCTCACGATCGGCAAGCTCGCTCCGCTCGCGCTCTTCATCGTGGTCGGCAGTTTCTACCTCGACGTCGATCTCTTCCGCGCCACCGGATCGATGGCGGCTGGCGGCGGTGGTACGGCCCCCGGGATGGCCGCGATGGCCAGCACGGTGTTCCTCGCCATCTACGCCTTCAGCGGCTTCGAGACTCTGGGGGTACCTGCGGGCGAAGTACGCGACCCGGTGAGGACCATTCCATTCGCCCTCCTGGCAGGCCTGGCGGTGGTCGCCACGGTGTACGTGGGGGTCCAGGTAGTGGCGGTGGGGACGTTACCCGACCTGGGGACCTCCGCACGACCGCTCGCCGATGCGGCAGCACGGCTGTTCGGACCCGTCGGGGCTGCCGTCATGGTCGTCGGCGCGCTGGTCTCGACGCTCGGCGTGGCCCACGCCATCATCCTCGCCGCGGGTCGGATGCCCTTTGCGATGGCCGAGCGAGGGCAGCTGTGGCCTGCCATCGCCGCCGTGCATCCGAAGTACCAGACACCATTCCTCGGCATCCTCGTGTCGGCCGGCGGCATGCTCCTGTTCACGCTGATGACGACCTTCACATCGGCACTGACCATCACCGTCGGCCTGCGCGTCATCATCTACCTGGTCACCTGTGCGGCGCTCCCCGTCCTGCGGCGATCCGACGATTCGGCCGCGACGGTGTTCCGCGTTCCGGCAGGCAGAGGGGTATCCGCCCTGTGTGTGGGCATGTGCGCCGTGCTCCTCCTGGCACGACCGATCGG
- a CDS encoding sialate O-acetylesterase — protein sequence MKRLLLLSVALLLPSTASADVRLPAIIADGMVLQRNAPLRFWGWAEDGETVTVEFLGQKRTVTATRGAWEVTLKPVTTAGGPFRLVIAGKNRIEFSDILVGEVWLLSGQSNMEWSLKNSFQSADAIATSANPNIRLFMVRNSRSDEPTNDVEVQQPWGAASPETTAGFSAVGYFFGRALNAKLGIPVGLISADWGGTPAEAWTPEPRLRSSASLQSIIDNYAAATPGYEERLKSWQEASDKAKRDGTSVPGRPNRWRYSELYNAMIAPLTRFPIKGALWYQGESNASRAMQYRELFPAMIDAWRAQWGIKDFPFLLVQLAPFQGSGSDKLEYAELREAQEIATQRLKNVGMVVITDVGEEKDIHPKKKQPVGERLALQARKLAYGERDLVAVGPTPHARALRGCQGRPHL from the coding sequence ATGAAACGTCTCCTCCTGCTGTCAGTCGCCCTGCTCCTCCCGAGCACCGCCTCGGCGGATGTGCGGCTTCCCGCGATCATTGCCGACGGGATGGTGCTCCAGCGCAATGCGCCGTTGCGATTTTGGGGTTGGGCCGAGGACGGCGAGACGGTGACGGTCGAGTTTCTTGGTCAGAAGCGCACCGTGACCGCCACACGGGGCGCGTGGGAGGTGACGCTCAAGCCGGTCACGACCGCCGGGGGCCCATTCCGCCTGGTGATCGCCGGGAAGAACCGGATTGAGTTCTCGGACATCCTCGTGGGTGAGGTCTGGCTGTTGTCGGGGCAGAGCAACATGGAATGGAGCCTCAAGAATTCCTTCCAGTCCGCCGACGCGATCGCCACGTCGGCCAATCCGAACATTCGACTCTTCATGGTGCGCAACAGCAGGTCCGACGAGCCCACGAACGACGTCGAGGTGCAGCAGCCCTGGGGCGCTGCCTCTCCCGAGACGACCGCGGGGTTTTCGGCGGTGGGCTACTTCTTCGGGCGAGCGCTCAACGCCAAACTGGGGATTCCCGTCGGCCTGATCTCCGCGGATTGGGGTGGCACGCCCGCCGAGGCCTGGACACCGGAGCCACGGCTGCGCAGCAGCGCGTCACTCCAGTCGATCATCGACAACTATGCCGCCGCCACGCCAGGCTACGAGGAACGGCTCAAGAGCTGGCAGGAGGCGTCCGACAAGGCCAAGCGGGATGGCACCAGTGTCCCCGGCCGCCCGAATCGCTGGCGCTACAGCGAGCTCTACAATGCGATGATCGCCCCGCTCACCCGCTTCCCGATCAAGGGTGCGCTGTGGTATCAGGGCGAGTCGAATGCATCGCGCGCGATGCAGTACCGTGAGTTGTTTCCCGCGATGATCGACGCCTGGCGAGCACAGTGGGGTATCAAAGACTTTCCATTCTTGTTGGTTCAGCTTGCTCCGTTTCAAGGAAGTGGGTCCGACAAGCTGGAGTACGCGGAGCTCCGCGAGGCGCAGGAGATTGCCACGCAGCGGCTCAAGAACGTGGGGATGGTGGTGATCACCGACGTTGGTGAGGAGAAGGACATCCACCCCAAGAAGAAGCAGCCCGTCGGAGAACGACTGGCCCTGCAGGCTCGGAAGCTTGCGTATGGCGAAAGGGATCTGGTCGCGGTCGGCCCCACCCCTCACGCACGCGCGCTTCGAGGGTGCCAAGGCCGTCCTCACCTTTGA